One Hevea brasiliensis isolate MT/VB/25A 57/8 chromosome 5, ASM3005281v1, whole genome shotgun sequence genomic region harbors:
- the LOC110633786 gene encoding zinc finger CCCH domain-containing protein 11 encodes MPPKQQSKADLAKKQKIVEDKTFGLKNKNKSKNVQKYVQNLKQSVQPNPDPTKVAAKKKEEEDKAKEKELNDLFKVAVSQPKVPIGVDPKSILCEFYKVGQCAKGFKCKFSHDLNVQRKGEKIDLYSDKRDQETMEDWDQETLEKVVESKKTEYNHNKPTDIVCKYFLEAVEKKQYGWFWVCPNGGKDCHYRHALPPGYILKSQMKALLEEETEKIPIEEEIENQRAKVTTSTPMTPELFMQWKKKKIEERDVGLAAQRAERAKNDRMSGRELFLSDSSIFVDDAEAYDEYRREEQPDVPEEKANVNSSADGPSTSATSVANIEDDDDDELDMDELNELEASLAKTSIQIQEPGRVN; translated from the exons ATGCCaccaaagcaacaatcaaaagccGATTTAGCGAAGAAGCAGAAGATCGTCGAAGACAAGACCTTCGGGCTTAAGAACAAAAACAAGAGCAAGAATGTGCAGAAATATGTACAGAATCTCAAGCAATCCGTACAGCCCAACCCTGACCCTACTAAGGTCGCAGCAAAG AAAAAGGAGGAGGAAGATAAGGCCAAAGAGAAGGAGCTGAACGATTTGTTCAAGGTTGCTGTTAGCCAGCCAAAAGTTCCCATTG GTGTTGATCCCAAGTCTATATTGTGCGAATTCTATAAAGTGGGACAGTGTGCTAAAGGTTTCAAATGCAAATTTTCACACGATTTGAATGTTCAGAGGAAAGGAGAAAAGATTGATCTTTATAGTGATAAGCGTGACCAAG AAACAATGGAGGATTGGGATCAAGAGACTTTGGAAAAGGTTGTGGAGTCAAAGAAAACGGAGTATAATCATAACAAACCTACTGATATT gtTTGCAAATATTTTCTGGAAGCTGTGGAGAAGAAACAATATGGCTGGTTTTGGGTCTGCCCAAACGGTGGTAAAGATTGTCATTATCGGCATGCTCTTCCTCCAGGATATATATTAAAATCACAGATGAAGGCTTTGTTAGAGGAAGAGACTGAAAAGATTCCAATTGAGGAGGAGATTGAAAATCAG CGTGCCAAAGTGACAACTTCAACCCCTATGACTCCTGAGTTGTTCATGCAATGgaagaagaaaaaaatagaaGAGAGAGATGTTGGTTTGGCTGCACAGAGGGCAGAGAGGGCTAAGAATGATCGAATGAG TGGCCGTGAGCTGTTTCTATCAGATTCTAGTATTTTTGTGGATGATGCTGAGGCATATGACGAATATCGAAGAGAGGAACAACCTGATGTTCCTGAAGAGAAG GCCAATGTCAATTCTTCAGCTGATGGGCCGAGTACCTCAGCAACATCCGTCGCCAATAttgaagatgatgatgatgatgaattgGACATGGATGAGTTAAATGAACTGGAAGCAAGCTTAGCAAAAACATCAATCCAAATTCAGGAGCCTGGCCGTGTCAATTAG
- the LOC110633771 gene encoding pentatricopeptide repeat-containing protein At5g02830, chloroplastic — MRELVILGSSSIVTPPNPSSSSTPHHHSSKSKTKPSFRSNLLPSSSKPIPTLHSRSPLLSTTRLDLARRKSLLNYYLDLASKLVEDGRLNDFAIIAESVIASGVEVSHFVDGLNVMALAKGISKNLSEGNVESVVEVLRRVEKLGIPPLKLFDGVAMELLRAEFVRIVNCLDLEQFVVLMEALAGFSFCIKELMEPPQFIEICIHKRNPEMAVRYACLFPHEGILFCSIIKKFGKKGDLEAALAAYEASKQHSDVPNMYVYRAVIDVCGLCGDYMKSRYIYEDILNQKVIPNTYVFNSLMNVNAHDLGYTLHVYKNMQNLGVTADIASYNILLKACSFAGRVDLAQDVYKEVKQLESAGQLKLDDFTYCTIIKIFADAKLWQMALKIKEDMLSSGVNPNKFTWSSLISACANVGLVEQAIKLFEEMHLAGCEPNSQCCNILLHACVEAFQYDRAFRLFQTWKGSEVQDIFNADNNASAITISSVEHAQSHDIITVPNIASNSHHLGFIKNFPFMPSSTTYNILMKACGSDYHRAKALMDEMKTVGLSPNHISWSILIDICGSSGNVEGALKILKNMRGVAVEPDVVAYTTAIKVCVENKNLKLAFSLFAEMKRYQIKPNLVTYDTLLKARTRCGSLKEVQQCLAIYQDMRKAGYKSNDYYLKQLIEEWCEGVMQDNDQSQDEFEAYKKSDFGGPHSLLLERVAAHLQNGIAENLSVDLQGLTKVEARIVVLAVLRMIKENYSLGRPVKDDMWITLGVDKVDMLPATQKSEVKRTIFELLQNELGLEVLIADPRFRADPETDFESLLDSDPKWPKSCGTDRKMVSLSRRPIVLRRLKVTKNSLHCWLQRRTCSTGR; from the exons ATGAGAGAGCTTGTGATCCTAGGCTCCTCCTCCATAGTCACTCCTCCTAATCCATCTTCCTCCTCTACTCCTCACCACCATTCCTCCAAATCCAAAACCAAACCCTCATTCCGGAGTAATCTTCTTCCTTCTTCATCCAAGCCAATCCCCACACTACATTCCCGCTCTCCGCTCCTCTCCACCACCCGATTGGACCTTGCACGTCGTAAGTCCCTCCTCAACTACTACCTCGACCTTGCTTCCAAGCTTGTTGAGGACGGCCGCCTCAATGACTTCGCTATAATTGCTGAGTCAGTGATTGCTTCAGGTGTTGAGGTTTCGCATTTCGTTGATGGACTCAATGTGATGGCTTTGGCTAAGGGGATTTCCAAGAATCTTAGCGAGGGAAATGTAGAAAGTGTTGTTGAGGTTTTGAGGAGAGTTGAGAAGCTGGGAATTCCCCCGTTGAAGCTGTTTGATGGGGTAGCTATGGAATTGCTTAGAGCAGAGTTTGTGCGGATTGTGAATTGTCTTGACCTGGAGCAATTTGTTGTTTTAATGGAGGCTCTTGCAG GCTTTTCCTTCTGCATCAAAGAACTAATGGAGCCACCTCAATTTATTGAAATCTGTATTCATAAACGTAACCCAGAGATGGCGGTTAG GTATGCATGTCTATTTCCACATGAAGGTATATTATTCTGTAGCATTAtaaaaaaatttggaaaaaagGGGGACTTGGAAGCTGCTTTGGCTGCATATGAAGCATCGAAGCAGCACTCAGATGTTCCCAATATGTATGTATATCGTGCTGTAATTGATGTTTGTGGTCTTTGTGGTGACTACATGAAATCCAGGTATATTTATGAG GACATACTCAATCAGAAGGTCATCCCAAATACTTATGTTTTTAACAGTCTCATGAATGTGAATGCCCATGATTTGGGTTACACATTGCATGTGTACAAGAACATGCAA AATCTTGGTGTAACAGCAGATATAGCATCTTATAATATCCTTTTGAAGGCATGCTCATTCGCTGGAAGAGTGGACTTGGCCCAAGACGTTTATAAAGAAGTAAAGCAGTTGGAATCAGCAGGACAGTTGAAGTTGGATGACTTCACATACTGCACAATCATAAAG ATCTTTGCAGATGCAAAATTGTGGCAAATGGCACTAAAAATTAAAGAAGATATGCTATCATCTGGTGTTAATCCTAACAAGTTTACATGGTCATCATTGATCAGTGCCTGTGCCAATGTGGGTCTCGTAGAGCAGGCAATTAAATTATTTGAAGAGATGCATTTAGCTGGGTGTGAACCAAATTCACAGTGTTGCAACATCCTTTTACATGCTTGTGTAGAGGCTTTCCAGTATGATAGAGCTTTTCGGCTTTTCCAGACTTGGAAGGGAAGTGAAGTCCAGGATATTTTCAATGCAGATAACAATGCGAGTGCAATTACTATTTCAAGTGTAGAGCACGCTCAGTCACATGATATTATTACTGTGCCAAATATAGCATCTAATTCACATCATTTAGGCTTTATTAAGAACTTTCCCTTTATGCCATCATCTACAACATATAATATATTAATGAAAGCATGTGGTAGTGATTACCATCGTGCAAAGGCCTTAATGGATGAGATGAAGACTGTAGGCCTTTCCCCCAATCATATAAGCTGGTCAATCTTGATTGATATATGTGGAAGTTCCGGCAACGTGGAGGGTGCCTTAAAG ATTTTGAAGAACATGCGTGGGGTTGCAGTTGAACCTGATGTTGTTGCATATACAACAGCTATCAAG GTCTGTGtggaaaataaaaatttgaagctGGCATTTTCATTATTTGCAGAAATGAAAAGATACCAAATAAAACCAAATTTA GTGACATATGATACATTGCTAAAAGCTCGTACCAGATGTGGTTCTTTGAAAGAAGTGCAACAATGCCTGGCTATATATCAGGATATGAGGAAAGCAGG GTATAAATCCAATGATTACTATCTTAAGCAACTAATTGAAGAGTGGTGTGAAGGAGTAATGCAAGATAATGATCAGAGCCAAGATGAGTTTGAAGCGTACAAAAAATCTGACTTTGGAGGACCCCACAGCCTGCTTCTAGAGAGAGTTGCAGCACACTTGCAGAACGGTATTGCTGAAAATCTATCTGTTGACCTGCAGGGCCTGACAAAG GTTGAAGCTCGGATTGTGGTTCTTGCAGTTCTCCGGATGATCAAAGAGAATTATTCTTTAG GACGTCCAGTGAAAGATGACATGTGGATAACCTTAGGAGTTGATAAAGTAGATATGCTTCCTGCCACACAGAAGTCAGAGGTGAAACGTACAATATTTGAACTTCTGCAGAATGAATTAGGGCTAGAGGTTCTTATTGCAGACCCTAGATTTAGGGCTGACCCAGAGACAGATTTTGAAAGCCTTCTTGATTCAGATCCTAAGTGGCCAAAAAGTTGTGGAACAGATAGGAAGATGGTATCTCTCTCTCGACGTCCTATTGTTCTACGGAGGTTAAAGGTCACAAAGAATTCATTGCATTGTTGGCTGCAAAGACGAACATGTTCTACTGGAAGGTGA